Proteins from one Telopea speciosissima isolate NSW1024214 ecotype Mountain lineage chromosome 1, Tspe_v1, whole genome shotgun sequence genomic window:
- the LOC122657157 gene encoding RNA polymerase II transcriptional coactivator KELP-like codes for MEPATQREVEETVLEILRNTDMNKMTEFKVRTMAAEKLGIDLSGQEPKRFVRKVVESFLLSKEQEEQQVTVAAADEENKEVEQEEEGGEGEEEEKKPAISAKEYDDEGDLIICRLSNKRRVTLQDFRGKTLVSIREYYERDGKQLPTSKGISLTAEQWSAFSKAVPAIEEAIEKMESRLR; via the exons ATGGAACCAGCAACTCAACGTGAAGTAGAAGAGACTGTGCTCGAGATCTTACGAAACACGGACATGAACAAGATGACCGAGTTCAAGGTCAGAACCATGGCAGCGGAGAAGCTTGGGATCGATCTCTCAGGTCAAGAACCCAAGCGTTTTGTTAGAAAAGTCGTCGAGTCGTTTCTGCTGTCCAAGGAACAGGAGGAACAACAGGTGACAGTCGCTGCTGCGgatgaagaaaacaaagaggtcgaacaagaagaagaaggcggcGAAGgtgaagaggaggagaagaagcccGCCATCTCTGCGAAAGAATACGACGATGAGGGCGATCTCATTATTTGCAGG CTATCGAACAAGAGAAGGGTTACGCTTCAAGATTTTAGAGGGAAAACCTTGGTGTCGATAAGAGAGTACTACGAGAGAGACGGGAAACAACTTCCTACCTCAAAAG GAATCAGTTTGACAGCGGAGCAATGGTCAGCTTTCAGTAAGGCTGTGCCTGCAATAGAGGAAGCCATCGAAAAGATGGAGTCCAGGCTAAGGTGA
- the LOC122648993 gene encoding F-box protein SKIP8-like isoform X2, which produces MDSISLFSGGFPYVSFYIVAVITAFCCLCALWALRLSPLIILLKVKRKESDGGYSTENSLKKKACGCNCSCGRSGEGSDSTLSCAPYPNGSVGNMHERAPVVVERQSGASMMELLVPEITTHALSYLDYPSLCRLSMTNSSMRRAANDDNAWKALYHKDFTVEQVKITPLNGWKAYYASTRAVVNVNAEFYNIIRQRLLPAMSCLWLNADYVKCIHSSGEFFTGYDAVMESWQLAFNWAEVAFQIRDVRARVLTDMAWVTMKAYVDMETGLFNVTNVYEFHNGQWYMVHHHYSIMPTAWVADHQNMFA; this is translated from the exons ATGGATAGCATCTCTCTTTTCTCAGGCGGTTTTCCATATGTGTCCTTCTATATAGTAGCAGTTATAACTGCATTCTGTTGCTTGTGCGCTTTGTGGGCGCTTCGGTTGTCGCCCTTGATCATTCTCTTGAAGGTGAAACGGAAGGAATCTGACGGAGGCTACAGTACAGAGAATTCGTTGAAGAAGAAGGCCTGTGGTTGTAATTGTTCTTGTGGTAGGAGTGGTGAAGGTTCCGATTCTACTCTTTCCTGTGCTCCATACCCCAACGGTAGCGTCGGAAATATGCACGAGAGAGCTCCTGTGGTGGTTGAGCGGCAGTCCGGGGCTTCAATGATGGAGCTGTTAGTACCGGAGATCACAACCCATGCGCTCAGTTACTTGGATTATCCGAGCCTCTGCCGTCTTTCGATGACGAATTCATCCATGAGGAGGGCTGCCAATGATGATAACGCCTGGAAAGCTCTTTATCACAAG GACTTCACTGTGGAACAAGTCAAAATTACACCACTAAATGGGTGGAAGGCATATTATGCATCTACAAGAGCTGTTGTGAATGTCAATGCAGAGTTCTATAATATCATCAGACAAAGGTTACTTCCAGCGATGAGTTGTCTATGGCTTAATGCTGATTATGTGAAGTGCATTCATAGCTCTGGGGAGTTCTTCACAGG GTATGATGCAGTTATGGAGAGTTGGCAGCTTGCGTTCAATTGGGCAGAGGTTGCCTTTCAGATTCGGGATGTGCGTGCTCGGGTGCTGACAGACATGGCTTGGGTCACGATGAAAGCCTATGTGGACATGGAAACTGGGTTATTTAATGTCACCAATGTGTATGAGTTCCACAATGGGCAGTGGTACATGGTTCACCATCACTACTCTATAATGCCCACTGCTTGGGTGGCGGATCACCAAAATATGTTCGCGTAA
- the LOC122648993 gene encoding F-box protein SKIP8-like isoform X1 has translation MDSISLFSGGFPYVSFYIVAVITAFCCLCALWALRLSPLIILLKVKRKESDGGYSTENSLKKKACGCNCSCGRSGEGSDSTLSCAPYPNGSVGNMHERAPVVVERQSGASMMELLVPEITTHALSYLDYPSLCRLSMTNSSMRRAANDDNAWKALYHKDFTVEQVKITPLNGWKAYYASTRAVVNVNAEFYNIIRQRLLPAMSCLWLNADYVKCIHSSGEFFTGYIPSRYDAVMESWQLAFNWAEVAFQIRDVRARVLTDMAWVTMKAYVDMETGLFNVTNVYEFHNGQWYMVHHHYSIMPTAWVADHQNMFA, from the exons ATGGATAGCATCTCTCTTTTCTCAGGCGGTTTTCCATATGTGTCCTTCTATATAGTAGCAGTTATAACTGCATTCTGTTGCTTGTGCGCTTTGTGGGCGCTTCGGTTGTCGCCCTTGATCATTCTCTTGAAGGTGAAACGGAAGGAATCTGACGGAGGCTACAGTACAGAGAATTCGTTGAAGAAGAAGGCCTGTGGTTGTAATTGTTCTTGTGGTAGGAGTGGTGAAGGTTCCGATTCTACTCTTTCCTGTGCTCCATACCCCAACGGTAGCGTCGGAAATATGCACGAGAGAGCTCCTGTGGTGGTTGAGCGGCAGTCCGGGGCTTCAATGATGGAGCTGTTAGTACCGGAGATCACAACCCATGCGCTCAGTTACTTGGATTATCCGAGCCTCTGCCGTCTTTCGATGACGAATTCATCCATGAGGAGGGCTGCCAATGATGATAACGCCTGGAAAGCTCTTTATCACAAG GACTTCACTGTGGAACAAGTCAAAATTACACCACTAAATGGGTGGAAGGCATATTATGCATCTACAAGAGCTGTTGTGAATGTCAATGCAGAGTTCTATAATATCATCAGACAAAGGTTACTTCCAGCGATGAGTTGTCTATGGCTTAATGCTGATTATGTGAAGTGCATTCATAGCTCTGGGGAGTTCTTCACAGGGTATATTCCTTCCAG GTATGATGCAGTTATGGAGAGTTGGCAGCTTGCGTTCAATTGGGCAGAGGTTGCCTTTCAGATTCGGGATGTGCGTGCTCGGGTGCTGACAGACATGGCTTGGGTCACGATGAAAGCCTATGTGGACATGGAAACTGGGTTATTTAATGTCACCAATGTGTATGAGTTCCACAATGGGCAGTGGTACATGGTTCACCATCACTACTCTATAATGCCCACTGCTTGGGTGGCGGATCACCAAAATATGTTCGCGTAA